One segment of Triticum aestivum cultivar Chinese Spring chromosome 2A, IWGSC CS RefSeq v2.1, whole genome shotgun sequence DNA contains the following:
- the LOC123184944 gene encoding uncharacterized protein: protein MGMGTALQPAMAAAASNTVHRPRPLPAANRGTSRPTASAPPVRALVCSAPPQSRPPRHAVSTTARAAEAGAASSTSPDAVTYSSSIDTDMPLYEPPGVSFDEYLQDRPRVFRAMFPDESRSQQLSDEEWRIQMLPLEFLFITVRPVVVMQLRNRAAGGLDLRITEWELRGLDSGYTPASFDLGVRGSLYADRGQRRGSRLRGHLEISITVALPPPMRIVPEAVLRGVAESVLSTLAERMKRDVDVGLVADFRRFRLEKAASRAAVTRADSKA from the exons ATGGGCATGGGCACGGCACTACAGCCGGCCATGGCCGCCGCGGCCTCGAACACGGTCCACCGGCCGCGGCCGCTGCCTGCCGCGAATCGCGGCACCAGCCGCCCCACCGCCTCCGCGCCGCCCGTGAGAGCGCTGGTCTGCTCGGCTCCCCCTCAGTCGAGGCCGCCGCGGCACGCCGTCTCGACCACGGCCCGGGCGGCGGAGGCTGGGGCAgcgtcgtccacctcgccggaCGCCGTCACCTACTCCTCCAGCATCGACACCGACATGCCCCTCTACGAGCCCCCGGGG GTGTCGTTCGACGAGTACCTCCAGGACCGGCCCCGCGTGTTCCGCGCCATGTTCCCCGACGAGAGCCGGAGCCAGCAGCTCAGCGAT GAGGAGTGGAGGATCCAGATGCTGCCGCTGGAGTTCCTCTTCATCACCGTGCGCCCCGTCGTCGTGATGCAGCTGCGCAACCGCGCCGCCGGCGGGCTCGACCTCCGAATC ACCGAGTGGGAGCTGAGGGGGCTGGACAGCGGCTACACGCCGGCGAGCTTCGACCTGGGCGTGCGGGGGTCGCTGTACgcggacagggggcagcggcgcggcAGCCGGCTGAGGGGCCACCTGGAGATCTCCATCACCGTCGCCCTCCCGCCGCCCATGCGGATCGTGCCGGAGGCCGTCCTCCGGGGCGTCGCCGAGTCG GTCCTGTCGACGCTTGCCGAGAGGATGAAGCGGGACGTGGACGTCGGCCTCGTCGCCGACTTCCGGAGGTTCCGGCTGGAGAAGGCGGCGTCCAGAGCGGCGGTGACGAGAGCAGACAGCAAAGCCTGA